The region GAGAAACAGTTGAAAAATCTAAGAAAACTGGATTTAGAAATTCTTCGCAACACCATTTTTGCCCGCCACGGATATTCTTTTAAAAAACAAACCTATCGTAACTTCTTTGAATATACAGACTGGTATGTACCTGTAAGCAATAATGTAGACAAAGAACTTACACCTCTGGAAAAAGAAAATGCACAACTCTTAAGCAGAATGGAGAAATATGCGAAAGACACCTATAATTCCTATGGCAGATAAGGTAAAATTTGATGCTATTATTCTCCAGCATCAGGATATGAATGCGGCTTATGTTGAGTTTCCTTTTAGTACAGAAGAGTTATTTGGCAAAAAAGGACAGGTAAAGATAAAAGCTATTTTTGATGATGCCGTTGAATATCGCGGAAGCCTTGCCAAAATGAAGTCTCCTTGTCATATCCTGGGACTAACACAGGAGGTACGAAAAAGTTTGAATAAAACATTCGGAGACAGTGTTTCCGTTATATTATGGGAAGACAAGGAGGAGCGTATTGTAGAAATTCCGGAGGATATCGCAGAACTGTTCAATAAGCATCCTGATGCTAAGGAACTTTACGATGCGATGTCCTATACACACCGCAAAGAATATATGCGCTGGATTACAGATGCTAAGAAGCCTGAAACACGAGAGAACAGAAAGTCAAAATTAATTGACATGATAATTTCCGGCAAAAAAGGAATCTAAATTCATAGATTTTTTGTATATTGTGACTATAACAAATTGAATATGTCTATCAAGATCTTTCAGCCTTTCTGGGCATTTATTCTCCCGCTTCTCGCTTGGGGGATTTATCTGCTCGGGATCAATAATAGTATAATTGTAGAAATTGTTGCTGGGGGTTTACTTATCGGCTCTGTACTTGCAGCAGTTCATCATGCCGAAACAATTGCTCACCGACTAGGAGAGCCATTCGGAACCATAATTTTGGCGATAGCCATCACCGTTATAGAAGTAGCTCTTATTATATCTTTAATGGTAGCGGGAGGCCCTGAAGCAGAAACACTTCCTCGGGATACGGTTCTCGCAGCGATTATGCTAATCCTGAACGGTATCATTGGTTTATGTTTATTGATCGGTGGTGCCAAATTTCATGAGCAGTACTTCGGAAAAAAATCAGCAAATACAGCTCTGATTACACTTATCTCTATTCTCGTTCTTACATTGGTACTTCCTAATTACACAACAAGTGTACGTGGTCCTTATTATAATACATCTCAACTTATTTTTGTTGCTATCATATCTTTAATCCTTTATGGTTCCTTTATTATGGTACAAACAGTAAGACATAAAGATTACTTTGTTACTGAAGGAGAAAGCCTGCCACATGAAGAAGTCACTACTCAAAAAATGATTTTAAGCCTTGTGTTTCTTGTACTCTGTTTAGGTATTGTCGTTTTACTTGCCAAAGCTCTTTCACCAAGTATAGAGAAAATGGTAATTGATATTGGCGCCCCAAAATCTTTAGTTGGGGTAATTATAGCTGCTGTAGTATTGCTTCCGGAAGGAATCTCTGCTATTAAAGCAGCCCGGAAAAATCAATTACAGACCAGCCTTAACCTGGCATTAGGATCAGCGTTGGCCAGTATCGGTTTAACTATTCCTGCGGTTGTTGTGGTATGCCTGATGTATGATATAGATCTTGTATTGGGTATAGATGTAAAGTCTATGGTATTACTGGCATTATCCTTCTTTATCGTTATGCTTTCTCTTAATCAGGGAAAAACCAACCTGCATTACGGAGTTGTATTATTAGTGAGCTTAGTCGCTTATATCTTTAATGTTATTGTTCCTTAATTCCGAAATCTTATGAGATTCAGGATTACAACAGGATTATCTGCTGAAGAAATAAGAGATGCACTTTCCGAACATATTGAACCTAAAGTATTTTTTAGAAATTATTTAAAAAATAAACCAAAACTGTTCGAGGGTGATATCAACACAAGAAATTTCAGATTAAGAAGGGTTGAAACTCATAGGAGCATTATAAAAGTAGATCTTCAAGGAGATATTATTAAAAGAGAAGGATATAATATTGTTGATATTTCTGCATCATATCCCTGGGCAGAGATTATTATTTATTCCTGCATCTTATTATATGCTCTATATTCATCATATAATGATTTAACATCTTTATTTATAATACTTTCCATAGGATTTATTATTTTTATTTTTGGAAGAGGAAAATATATAATGGATGCAGAAACAGGTCGTGACGAAATATTTAAAATTATAAAAGGTAATAGCATTGAAAACATATGAAACTGAACGTCTGATTATAAAGCCAATAACGCTTGATGACGCCACTTTTCTACTGGATCTGTACAACAGACCTAAGTTTATTCAATATATCGGGGATAAAAATCTACGAAGCATCAATGATGCTCAGACTTATATTCAGAACAAATTCCTTCCTCAACTGGAAAGATCGGGTTTCGGGAATTATACAATTACACTAAAGGAAAATAATGAAATCATTGGAGCTGTAGGTATTTTTGAAAGAGAAGGTTTACCTATAATGGACATTGGCTATTCCTTTCTGGAAGAATATGAAGGAAGGGGCTACGCTTATGAAGCAGCCATAAAAGTAAAAGAAATCGGTATGAAAGATTTCGGGCTGAAAAAACTTTCTGCCATCACTTCCAAAGAAAACCTTGCATCACAAAAGCTTCTCGGAAAACTAGGATTGACTTATGTAAAAGACGTCTCCCTTCCAAATGACAATGAAGTATTGATGTACTTTGAAACTGAATAAAGTAAAAGACCAACTCTAAAGAGTCGGTCTTTTTTCATAGATTTATATCTGAGTTTAATTTAGTTAAGGTTTTTGAATTCCTCCGCAGAAATTTCTCCACTTGCAATTTTCTTCAACTCAGCCATGTGTGCACGGATAGTTTTATCAATTTCAGGATCAACTTTAAAGTTGCTGGCACTAGGCTGCAAAGCAGGATCCTGCCCGTTTAACACATTGGAATAATAATAAAAGAAGTTAGAGTCAAATCCCGTTGCAGTCAAAGAATACTGACCTAATAAAAATCCTAAACGTACCGCAGCTCTTCTCTGAGGAGAAGTACCATGATGATTGGGATTATTAACCTGATTATCTCCGATAGATGCTGCAAACTCATAAGCCGCCGCAATCTGAGAGAAATCAGTCTTATTAAAACCTGCAGGTCTTCTTAGGTAATAACCTGCAAAACCATCGGCTTCCAATTCACTGGAACGTGCTGTACTTTCCTGAACTGAAGGAATATTGTATTTATATTGTAACTGGTGTCCGTACTCATGGGCAAGTATCATAGCATTTACAATATTGTCAGAGCTTTTTGTTTTCGCATCCTTATAGATTGCATAACCATAATAAATTTTCCCTGTTGAATAGGAGATTGCATTGTAAGTAGATGAAGGATTTGACGGATCATCTACAAATCTCAGAACAGGAGTACTTAGTCCCCAAAGCGATGCATTTTTCTGAATCTGAGTGTTCATAAAATTAGTGTCAGCTGTTGTAGTAAGTCCAGTCTTTAAAACAGAGCTAAAAGTCCAGTTTTGATCTACATAGCTACATAGCAATTCAGACGCAGACGGAGCTACCAAGGCTTCTGTTGTAATTGATTGTTCTGTCGTGTTGTCTTCTCTACTACAGGAAACAAGAAGAGTCGTTGCTAGTGTCCCTACCAGCAACAGGGGAATGAATCTTTTTTTCATAATAAATTAATTTGTTATTTGGTTTATTCACATGATTAAATATGACTTTTATCATGCGATTGTAAATCTACATTTATTCTACCAATCAACTATAATTTAAAATTTTTTATTGCTATGCGATGCATAAAAATTATCTTCTACCTCTCTTTATTAGGCTATTCTTCTAACAATTGTTGTGCATGATCTTTAGTTTTTACCTTATCAATAACTTTTATACAGGTTCCTTTTTCGTCAAAAACAAAAGTTGTGCGCACAATTCCCATAAATTCTCTTCCCATGAATTTCTTTAGCTGCCATACGCCAAAAGCTTCTATCACTTCTTTATTAGTATCAGCTAAAAGATCAAAAGGAAAACTGTACTTATCAGAGAAATTCTTTTGCCTTTTCTCATCGTCTGCACTAACACCCAATAGCTGATATCCTTTTTCTTTTAATATTGTGTAATTATCTCTTAGATTACAGGCTTCTGCTGTACATCCTGGCGTGCTTGATTTAGGATAAAAGAAAACAACTAACTTTTTACCTGAATAATTCTTCGAATCGATTTCAGCACCATTTTGGTTTATTCCTTTAAATTGAGGAAGCTTATCACCTACTTGTAACATATTCTTTATTTTTGTTTAAAATTACTACTTCTATGACCAAAAAGCAAAGAGCGGAAACTGTAATGACAGAACTGGAGAAACTATATCCCCAGGTACCAATCCCTTTAGACCACTTCGATCCTTATACACTTTTAGTTGCCGTAGCGCTTTCTGCGCAGACAACAGATAAGAAAGTAAATGAAGTAACTCCTTTACTTTTTGCAAAGGCACAAACTCCACAACAGATGGCTCGTTTGGAAGAATTTGAAATTAAAGAGCTGATAAAAGAGATTGGCCTGTCGAATACAAAAGCTAAAAATCTGAAAAGAATGGCTGAGCTTCTTGTAGAAAGACATCAGGGAGTAGTTCCGGAAAGTTTTGAAGATCTTGAAAATTTGCCGGGTGTAGGTCACAAAACAGCTTCTGTAGTAATGTCACAGGCATTCGGACACCCTGCATTTCCCGTAGATACGCATATCAACAGACTAATGAAGCAATGGAAACTTTCAGAAGGCAAAAATGTAGAACAGGTGGAAGCCGATGCTAAAAAGCTATTTCCAAAAAGCGCATGGAACAAACTTCATCTTCAGATAATATTTTACGGAAGAGAATACTCTCCCGCACGGGGAAAGGGTGAAAAAGATTTTTTAACTAAAATGCTGTTTGATAAGTAACACTTATCTTTTACATAAAAACTTCTTTTTTAGAAATTATAAACCAGCCCCGATAAGAAAATATTCTTATCGGGGCTTATGTTATATACACTAATAATTATTTACAATTAAAACCCTCCATAATTGAAATTAATTTAATAATAAATAATTATTAAATAAAATATAACAAATATTTAAACAATAATCCCGAAATAATATTTAATTTAGAGGAACAAAAAAGAAGAATTAATATTTCTTTTTTAATGAAGAATAATAACACCAAATCACAGTACAATGAATACAATTAGACAAAAGGAAAAAAAACCAAATATTCTCTATAATTATGGTATATCTGAAGCCCTGATTGGAGGACTTTATGAGGGGACTATTTCTTTTAAAAATCTAAGACAAAAAGGAAATTTTGGTCTTGGTGCCCCGGGAATGCTTGACGGAGAACTAACAATACTTGACGGAAAAGCTTATCAAACCAAGGCAAACGGAGAAACGACCGTACTGAAAGATGACCAGATGATTGCATTTTCATCGGTAACATTTTTTGAACCTGATCTGGTTTCTCATATCAATACCTTTACAGACCAACATTCATTGTACCAGATAATAGTGAATAGTCTGGTGAATGATAATGCAATGTACGCAATTAGAATCTCCGGAAATTTCAATTATATAAAAACAAGAGCTTTTCCTTTAATAGAAGCCCCTTTTTCTGTACTATCCTCTATCCTGGACAGGCAGAGAATATTTGAATATGAACATACATCCGGTATACTTGTAGGCTATCTCCTACCGGAATACCTGAACGGAATAAGTATTAGTGGTTTTCATTTCCATTTTCTTTCCTCAGATAAAAAACAAGGCGGACATGTTCTGGATTTCACAGGTGAAAATCTAAAAGTAGAGATTGCAGAACTTAGAAGTATGGAACTGGAGGTTTCTTCGGACAGAAGCTTTCAACAATTCCGGTTCCGTAATAAATACAATGAAGATTTAGCAAAAGTAGGAAGAGGTTATTAAAAGCATAACCACAAATAAAAAGAATCAGGCAAAAAAGTTAGTAACTAAGCGAAAAGCCCAGCTAATAAAAAGATGAAAGACTTTCTCTTCCTTGATTAAGGGAACGCTCTGAATTTTTACATTTCTGATCTATAGAAATAAAGCTCCTAACAGAGCCCCCCATTCATTATAGCGACATAAGTTCCGGAGGAGCCTGATCTGTGTAAAAACAAATGCTCAAAAAGTCAAGTATTCCTCCGGAATACTATCTCATACAGGACTATCCTATCCATATCTCTATCCAAGATTCACATCTGACCAAATAAAGACCTATTTATCTGGTTTCAATCATAAAAAAACATCATAGGTCAATACCAATGATATTTGTAAGTCCGGGAACAATATCTGTAACTCTACTGCTTTTTAGACCAAAGATCCATTTTCCTTTCCAGAACACTTAATGGCAGGCAACCCTGACTAAGTACTTCATCGTGGAAAGACGCCAGATTAAATTTAGTTCCCAGTTGTTTTTCATATCTTGTTCTTAATTCTCTTATTTTTAAAGCTCCGGTTTTATAGCTTAAAGCCTGTCCCGGTATTGCCATATAGCGCTCGATTTCTGCGGTTGCTCCGGCTTCATCATAAGCTACATTACTCAGGAAGTATTTTATAGCCTGCTCTCTTGTCATTTGCCCTGTATGAATACCTGTATCTACTACCAAACGTACAGCTCTCATCATTTCGTCACTCAAAGAGCCCAGCTTTTGATAGGGATCTGTATACAATCCGAACTCTGGTCCAAGAGACTCACAGTATAATGCCCAGCCTTCTCCATAAGCCCCTAACCAACCAAAACGCATAAATTTAGGCAGCTTTGTATTCTCTTGCTGCAACGAAATCTGATAATGATGTCCCGGGATAGCTTCGTGCAAAAACAACGATTCCATTCCGCTTGTTACATTAAACTTTCTAGGATCAGGAATAGGAATATAAAAAATCCCTGGCCTTTTTCCGTCAGGAGTTCCCTGCATATATTCAGCGCTGGCAGTAGCTTCACGGAATTTTTCTGTCTGACGTATCTCAAAAGGTGTTTTAGGTGTTACATTAAACATTGTTTTTAGCTTCGGGGTAATCTTCGTCAGAATCCCCTGAAATCCATCCAAAATTTCTTTTGAAGTTTTATATGGCATTGTTTTCGGATCATTTTTTACATGCACCAAAAACTCTTCTAAAGTTCCGTTATAGCCTACCTGTGCCTTTACTTTTTCCATTTCTTCGCGGATACGCGCTACTTCCTGAAGTCCGGTTTTGTGGATCTCATCCGGTGTTTTGTTGGTAGTTGTCCATGTTTTTACATAGTAAGCATATATATCCTTACCATTTGGCAAGGCATTATAACCATCTGTATCCCGGGCATTAGGTAAATATTCTTCTTTCAGAAACTTCGCCATATGAGAATAAGCAGGAATAATTTTGTCTTTAATAGCTTCCTGAAATAATTTAGTATACTTTTGTCTCTGCTCTGTAGTAAAGTCCTTCGGAAATTCTTTTACAGGTCCGTAAAAAATATTTTTATTAAATTCTGTGGTCGTGATTTCAGCAGCACTTAGCTGTGGTATCATTTTCACTACAAGCTTTTTAGGCAGTACCATTTTATTTTTCATTCCAGTTCGGAAGTTTTGCTCGGCAGTTGCCATCCATGCAGGAAACTGATCTATACGTTTTAACCAGTTATCGTAATCTTTCACAGTCTTGAAAGGCTGACTCCCCTTTCCGCTACCCAATAAAGGCATTGTAAGCGGCAATCCTTCAAACTGACTAAAAGGAATATATTCAGGATGATAGACATAACTTTCTACCTTTGTTTTAAGCTGATTATCCAGTACATCAAAGATGACTTTATGCTGATCATCCAATGCTTCATAATTGATCTTAGAAAGTTCTTTTATGGTATTATTATAAAAATTGATTTCTTCTGCAATAACTTTTGCACTAATGTTATCGGGCAAAAGATCATTGTATCTTATATCGCCCTGATATGTTGCATCTAAAGGACTATGTTTAAGATAAGCTTCATAATATTTATCCGCCAGCTGCGTAAGTTTTTCATTTTCGCGGCTCTCCGTTGCTTCATTCTTTACAGAGTCTTTCTTCTGACAGGATATTGCAGCTAACGTAAGCCCCATAGAAGCAAGCATTCCTATTTTAATTAGTTTTTTCATAGAAAGGATTGTTTACTCAAAAGTAACCATTCTTAGCATGATAAAAAACAGAAAATCAATATTTACCTGACCGGATCGTTTAGAATGAAGTTTATTACATAACTATGAACTGCATGACAATGTTGAACAGCCGGGCTGGTCTCCTGCCCAATCCGGGCGCTTCACAGAAAATTCAGGATATAATTCTTCATACGGATTCTCTAGTGCTTTCAAAAGCTTATTAAGCAAAGTAAAATCACCATTATCTGTTTCCTCAATACATTGAAAAAGCAGATAGTTTCTTAAAATAAATTTAGGATTTGTTCTCTGCATTTTTTGCAGAGACTCTTCCGCCGATATTGTGTTTTGCGCCTTTCTGTCTATATAATGCTGTACAAAGCCTTCCAGTTGTTGCGCCTGAAATTGGGTTAGACCGTAATAAAAACAAGGCTCAAAATGCAGAATAACATTGGTTTGGGCATCTGTTTTCTCTAATAAAGAAAAAAATAAAGTATAATCCAGTTTTAGTTCATCCATTAGTTTTTGCCATTCCAGAAGAAGTGCCTGATCACTTTCTTTTACAGCATCCAGCCCTAACTTTTCAGCCATCATCTTATCATATTCTGTCCAAAAGTATTTTGAAAAATCATTGAGTATTTCTTCTAAGCCTTCCTGATCATTTATAACAGGAAAAATGGCGTTAGCCAATTGAAACAAATTCCAGTGTGCGATATTTGCCTGCTTTCCAAAGGCATATCTTCTTCCCGGCAAATCGGTAGTATTAGGTGTAAAATTCAAACTATATTCATCCAGCATACTGAAGGGCCCATAGTCTATAGTTAACCCCAGAATGGACATATTATCGGTATTCATTACACCATGAACAAAACCCACTCTAAACCAATCAACAATAGTATCCGCAGTTCTCTGAGCAACCTCACGAAACCAATTCAGATATTTTTCGGTATCAGCATCTCCTTTAATTTCCGGAAAATAGCGTTCAATTACCCAGTCCATTAATTGTTTAAGAGTTTCCGTTTCTTGTCTTGCGGCTAATAATTCAAAGTGTCCGAAACGAATAAAACTCTCTGCTGTGCGAATAATTACTGCTCCGTTTTCAGCTTCCGGATGCCCATTATAGAACATATCCCGTATTACATTTTCACCAGTCTTTACCAGACTCAGTGCACGGGTTGTGGAAACACCTAAATGATACATCGCCTCACTCATCAGATATTCTCTGAGCGAGGAACGGAAAACAGCTCTTCCATCTGCATTTCGGGAAAACGGAGTACTTCCGGCTCCTTTATATTGCAATTCTATATTTTTCCCGGACAAACTTTCTACTTCCCCTATGTTAATGGCACGACCATCTCCCAGCTGCCCCGCCCAGTTGCCAAACTGGTGCCCGGCATAAGCTGTAGCATAAGTTTCAATACCTTCGGGCAGAATTTGCCCACTGAAAAACCCAATATTATCTTTAGAAATCATCAGCTCTTTTCCTAATTCTTCATTAAAGAGAATCAGTTCCGGTTTTGGAAATTCCATGAGCTCAACAAGTGCATAAAGCACCCCGGGTGTTTGTCTCGGGTAATTATTATAGGTATTGTCACCCGGAAAGGTTTCTTTAAAAGGCTGTCTGATTTCTGGTAAATTCATCATGATGAAAAAAGCCGGATATTATCCGGCTTTTGTTTTTATTTATTAAAATCAATATCGTCTGTCTTATTGATTTTATCGTTAATATTTTCTTCTTTTTTAGCCGGTTGTCCGTTGTTATCCGGATTACCATTATTTGCTGGTGGTCTTGGATTTCTTACCTCATCAATTGTTTGAAGTCCTCCTTCATCACCATAACCGCCTAACCCCTTCAGTGAGTTACATCCGTCATAAGCAGAAGGTTTTACAAATCTGTCATCCTGAGTTATCCCTAAAGATTTATCCTTATAAACACGCTGCATAAAGTATCCCCATATCGGCAATGCCATTCTTGCACCTTGTCCTTCACCTGTACTATAGAAGTGCGTTGCACGGTCTTCCCATCCTACCCATACACCTGTTGCCAGTTTGGGAGTAATCCCCATAAACCAACCATCGGAGTTGTTATTGGTTGTACCTGTTTTAGCCGCTATTTCAGCATTGATTCCTAATCTTTTCAATCCGGAGGAAGCTGTACCATATTCGGCAACACCTTTCATCATGTCAATCATTGTATAAGCATATACCTCATTCATGACTTCTTTAGATTCAGGCTTCACCTCTTTTATTAAACGACCATTTGGATCCTCAATACGCCATACCATTTCTGGCTTGGTATAAGTACCAAAGTTAGCAAATGTACTGTACGCTCCTAACATCTCATAAATGGTAATATCTGAAGAACCAAGAGCAATTGTATTATTTTTTGGCATATCACTCTGAACCCCTAAATCTCTTGCTAATTGAATTACTTTATCTACCCCAGTTGCATCAATTAATCTAAGTGCTACAGGGTTTTGAGAGTAAGCAAGTGCATCTTTTAACATTGGCATTCCTCCTCTTCCTGCTACTGTATAACTTCCCTTACTATATGTTGCATTTGAAACTGCCGTACATGGTGTATAGCCTAAATTCATGATAGCTGTAGCATAAACAAAAGGTTTGAATGTAGATCCTACCTGACGTTTTCCTTGTTTCACGTGGTCATACTGATAATGCTGCCAGTCGATACCTCCAACCCATGCTTTGATATTTCCGGTAGAAGGCTCCATAGACATTAAACCAGCCTGTGCAATTTGCTTATGATAACGGATTGAATCCCATGGCGACATTTCTACCTCTTCTTCTCCATTCCAAGTAAACCTGCTCAATTTTGTAGGCTTCTTGAAGTCCATCATAATAGAATCTTCAGACATGCCCTCAGCCTTCATTTGCTTATAACGTCCTGTTCTTTTTACAGCTGCCATCATCAGATCATTGGCTGTCTTTTTACTGATTTTATAGTAAGGCCTGTTTGGGTTTCGTGCCTGCTCAGAATCAAAATTTTTCTGAAGAACAGTCAAATGTTGTTTAATTGCCTCTTCAGCATATTTCTGCATTCTGGAATCCAGAGTTACGTAAATTTTCAATCCATCACGGAAAAGATTCAGAGATTTTCCGGTTTCTTTTTCATAATCTTTTAGGTATCCGTCGATTTCTTTTCTAAGATAGAACTTGAAATAAGCGGAGTAACCCTCATTCACACTTTTTACCGGATGATAATCTGTAACAATAGGTGTATTTATTGCCTGATTATAGGTATTATCATCGATATAGCCCGTGTCCAGCATCTGCTTCAATACAACGTCTCTACGAAGTTTTGCCCTTTCTGGATTTTTCAACGGATTATTTGCATTCGGAGCTTCCAACATTGCCACAAACATTGCAGCTTCAGGCAGAGTAAGTTCATTCGTATGTTTATTGAAATAGATCCTTGAAGCCATTTCAATTCCGTTTGCATTTTTTGTAAAGTCGAATTTATTGAA is a window of Elizabethkingia anophelis R26 DNA encoding:
- a CDS encoding YdeI/OmpD-associated family protein, whose amino-acid sequence is MADKVKFDAIILQHQDMNAAYVEFPFSTEELFGKKGQVKIKAIFDDAVEYRGSLAKMKSPCHILGLTQEVRKSLNKTFGDSVSVILWEDKEERIVEIPEDIAELFNKHPDAKELYDAMSYTHRKEYMRWITDAKKPETRENRKSKLIDMIISGKKGI
- a CDS encoding calcium:proton antiporter, giving the protein MSIKIFQPFWAFILPLLAWGIYLLGINNSIIVEIVAGGLLIGSVLAAVHHAETIAHRLGEPFGTIILAIAITVIEVALIISLMVAGGPEAETLPRDTVLAAIMLILNGIIGLCLLIGGAKFHEQYFGKKSANTALITLISILVLTLVLPNYTTSVRGPYYNTSQLIFVAIISLILYGSFIMVQTVRHKDYFVTEGESLPHEEVTTQKMILSLVFLVLCLGIVVLLAKALSPSIEKMVIDIGAPKSLVGVIIAAVVLLPEGISAIKAARKNQLQTSLNLALGSALASIGLTIPAVVVVCLMYDIDLVLGIDVKSMVLLALSFFIVMLSLNQGKTNLHYGVVLLVSLVAYIFNVIVP
- a CDS encoding GNAT family N-acetyltransferase, with translation MKTYETERLIIKPITLDDATFLLDLYNRPKFIQYIGDKNLRSINDAQTYIQNKFLPQLERSGFGNYTITLKENNEIIGAVGIFEREGLPIMDIGYSFLEEYEGRGYAYEAAIKVKEIGMKDFGLKKLSAITSKENLASQKLLGKLGLTYVKDVSLPNDNEVLMYFETE
- a CDS encoding metalloprotease, which codes for MKKRFIPLLLVGTLATTLLVSCSREDNTTEQSITTEALVAPSASELLCSYVDQNWTFSSVLKTGLTTTADTNFMNTQIQKNASLWGLSTPVLRFVDDPSNPSSTYNAISYSTGKIYYGYAIYKDAKTKSSDNIVNAMILAHEYGHQLQYKYNIPSVQESTARSSELEADGFAGYYLRRPAGFNKTDFSQIAAAYEFAASIGDNQVNNPNHHGTSPQRRAAVRLGFLLGQYSLTATGFDSNFFYYYSNVLNGQDPALQPSASNFKVDPEIDKTIRAHMAELKKIASGEISAEEFKNLN
- the bcp gene encoding thioredoxin-dependent thiol peroxidase, whose protein sequence is MLQVGDKLPQFKGINQNGAEIDSKNYSGKKLVVFFYPKSSTPGCTAEACNLRDNYTILKEKGYQLLGVSADDEKRQKNFSDKYSFPFDLLADTNKEVIEAFGVWQLKKFMGREFMGIVRTTFVFDEKGTCIKVIDKVKTKDHAQQLLEE
- the nth gene encoding endonuclease III yields the protein MTKKQRAETVMTELEKLYPQVPIPLDHFDPYTLLVAVALSAQTTDKKVNEVTPLLFAKAQTPQQMARLEEFEIKELIKEIGLSNTKAKNLKRMAELLVERHQGVVPESFEDLENLPGVGHKTASVVMSQAFGHPAFPVDTHINRLMKQWKLSEGKNVEQVEADAKKLFPKSAWNKLHLQIIFYGREYSPARGKGEKDFLTKMLFDK
- the budA gene encoding acetolactate decarboxylase gives rise to the protein MNTIRQKEKKPNILYNYGISEALIGGLYEGTISFKNLRQKGNFGLGAPGMLDGELTILDGKAYQTKANGETTVLKDDQMIAFSSVTFFEPDLVSHINTFTDQHSLYQIIVNSLVNDNAMYAIRISGNFNYIKTRAFPLIEAPFSVLSSILDRQRIFEYEHTSGILVGYLLPEYLNGISISGFHFHFLSSDKKQGGHVLDFTGENLKVEIAELRSMELEVSSDRSFQQFRFRNKYNEDLAKVGRGY
- a CDS encoding DUF885 domain-containing protein, with product MKKLIKIGMLASMGLTLAAISCQKKDSVKNEATESRENEKLTQLADKYYEAYLKHSPLDATYQGDIRYNDLLPDNISAKVIAEEINFYNNTIKELSKINYEALDDQHKVIFDVLDNQLKTKVESYVYHPEYIPFSQFEGLPLTMPLLGSGKGSQPFKTVKDYDNWLKRIDQFPAWMATAEQNFRTGMKNKMVLPKKLVVKMIPQLSAAEITTTEFNKNIFYGPVKEFPKDFTTEQRQKYTKLFQEAIKDKIIPAYSHMAKFLKEEYLPNARDTDGYNALPNGKDIYAYYVKTWTTTNKTPDEIHKTGLQEVARIREEMEKVKAQVGYNGTLEEFLVHVKNDPKTMPYKTSKEILDGFQGILTKITPKLKTMFNVTPKTPFEIRQTEKFREATASAEYMQGTPDGKRPGIFYIPIPDPRKFNVTSGMESLFLHEAIPGHHYQISLQQENTKLPKFMRFGWLGAYGEGWALYCESLGPEFGLYTDPYQKLGSLSDEMMRAVRLVVDTGIHTGQMTREQAIKYFLSNVAYDEAGATAEIERYMAIPGQALSYKTGALKIRELRTRYEKQLGTKFNLASFHDEVLSQGCLPLSVLERKMDLWSKKQ
- a CDS encoding protein adenylyltransferase SelO encodes the protein MMNLPEIRQPFKETFPGDNTYNNYPRQTPGVLYALVELMEFPKPELILFNEELGKELMISKDNIGFFSGQILPEGIETYATAYAGHQFGNWAGQLGDGRAINIGEVESLSGKNIELQYKGAGSTPFSRNADGRAVFRSSLREYLMSEAMYHLGVSTTRALSLVKTGENVIRDMFYNGHPEAENGAVIIRTAESFIRFGHFELLAARQETETLKQLMDWVIERYFPEIKGDADTEKYLNWFREVAQRTADTIVDWFRVGFVHGVMNTDNMSILGLTIDYGPFSMLDEYSLNFTPNTTDLPGRRYAFGKQANIAHWNLFQLANAIFPVINDQEGLEEILNDFSKYFWTEYDKMMAEKLGLDAVKESDQALLLEWQKLMDELKLDYTLFFSLLEKTDAQTNVILHFEPCFYYGLTQFQAQQLEGFVQHYIDRKAQNTISAEESLQKMQRTNPKFILRNYLLFQCIEETDNGDFTLLNKLLKALENPYEELYPEFSVKRPDWAGDQPGCSTLSCSS
- a CDS encoding transglycosylase domain-containing protein, with product MENNTKNKQQSFPLPPKKKKQTSDKGVKRWIKFIWLGLAALVVGIAGLFFMVSQGLLGEMPDVKELENPDIYVASEIISSDGVSLGKFEKEKVIPVKYKDLPPHLIFALQAKEDERFKEHSGIDMKSVFRAVRFGGGRGGGSTITQQLAKLLFTRNVSKNKFQRVFQKLKEWSVAVSLEKRYTKEEIITLYFNKFDFTKNANGIEMASRIYFNKHTNELTLPEAAMFVAMLEAPNANNPLKNPERAKLRRDVVLKQMLDTGYIDDNTYNQAINTPIVTDYHPVKSVNEGYSAYFKFYLRKEIDGYLKDYEKETGKSLNLFRDGLKIYVTLDSRMQKYAEEAIKQHLTVLQKNFDSEQARNPNRPYYKISKKTANDLMMAAVKRTGRYKQMKAEGMSEDSIMMDFKKPTKLSRFTWNGEEEVEMSPWDSIRYHKQIAQAGLMSMEPSTGNIKAWVGGIDWQHYQYDHVKQGKRQVGSTFKPFVYATAIMNLGYTPCTAVSNATYSKGSYTVAGRGGMPMLKDALAYSQNPVALRLIDATGVDKVIQLARDLGVQSDMPKNNTIALGSSDITIYEMLGAYSTFANFGTYTKPEMVWRIEDPNGRLIKEVKPESKEVMNEVYAYTMIDMMKGVAEYGTASSGLKRLGINAEIAAKTGTTNNNSDGWFMGITPKLATGVWVGWEDRATHFYSTGEGQGARMALPIWGYFMQRVYKDKSLGITQDDRFVKPSAYDGCNSLKGLGGYGDEGGLQTIDEVRNPRPPANNGNPDNNGQPAKKEENINDKINKTDDIDFNK